A window of Pedobacter lusitanus contains these coding sequences:
- a CDS encoding arginine decarboxylase — translation MQSYSEFLDLSVGFPQEGYSVIDDELYFQDLNLMEMIETYGTPLRFTYLPMITKKIQQAKLLFQTAIIKNNYRGDYKYCYCTKSSHFRHIVEEALKNGIHLETSSAFDMPMIEALEKKGALTKDITVICNGFKTYQYKQYIIDMLHDGYKNIIPVLDNKEEFNLFDDEVELETPCNLGIRIAAEEQPDSQFYTSRLGVRMEDVIEFYNNKISANPNFRVKLLHFFINSGITDSPYYWNELEKYVTLYCKFKKINPELDTLDIGGGMPFKDSLVFDFDYEYMVNEIVKRIKEICAEHDVVEPDIITEFGKYTVAEASGILYKVLGRKQQNDREKWLMLDGSFITNLPDVWALNQKYILLPINNWDAEYERVNLGGITCDGQDYYNQEAHMNSVFMPKTRKVQYLGFFNTGAYQEVLSGYGGIHHCLLPSPKHVIIRRNRDETFNFEVFGEEQNSKQVLKILGYT, via the coding sequence ATGCAGAGTTACTCCGAATTTCTTGATCTAAGTGTAGGTTTTCCTCAAGAAGGATACAGTGTCATAGATGACGAACTATACTTTCAGGATCTGAATTTAATGGAAATGATTGAAACTTATGGTACACCATTGCGTTTCACTTATCTTCCGATGATCACTAAAAAAATCCAGCAGGCGAAACTGTTGTTTCAGACTGCGATCATCAAGAACAATTACCGTGGAGATTACAAGTATTGCTATTGTACAAAGAGCTCACACTTCAGACACATTGTTGAAGAAGCTTTAAAGAATGGCATTCACTTAGAGACATCGTCCGCGTTCGACATGCCGATGATTGAGGCCCTTGAGAAAAAAGGAGCCCTGACCAAAGACATCACCGTTATTTGCAATGGTTTTAAAACGTATCAGTACAAACAATATATCATTGATATGTTGCATGACGGATACAAGAACATCATTCCCGTATTAGACAACAAAGAAGAATTCAATCTTTTTGATGACGAAGTGGAATTGGAAACACCTTGTAATTTAGGTATCCGTATTGCCGCAGAAGAGCAGCCGGACTCGCAATTCTATACTTCCCGTTTAGGTGTACGTATGGAAGATGTAATTGAGTTCTACAACAATAAAATCTCTGCAAACCCTAACTTCAGGGTTAAATTACTGCATTTCTTTATCAACTCTGGGATTACGGATTCTCCATACTACTGGAATGAGCTGGAGAAATACGTAACCCTTTACTGTAAATTCAAAAAAATCAATCCTGAGCTGGATACTTTAGATATTGGTGGTGGTATGCCATTCAAAGACTCCCTGGTATTCGACTTTGATTATGAATACATGGTTAACGAGATCGTTAAACGTATCAAAGAAATTTGTGCTGAACACGATGTAGTAGAACCGGATATCATTACTGAATTTGGTAAATACACAGTTGCAGAAGCATCTGGTATACTTTATAAAGTATTGGGACGTAAACAGCAGAATGACCGTGAAAAATGGTTGATGCTTGATGGTTCATTCATCACTAATCTTCCTGATGTATGGGCTTTAAACCAGAAATACATCCTGCTTCCTATCAATAACTGGGATGCGGAATACGAAAGAGTCAATCTTGGTGGTATTACCTGCGATGGTCAGGATTACTACAACCAGGAAGCGCATATGAACTCGGTATTTATGCCAAAAACACGTAAAGTACAATATCTTGGTTTCTTTAATACAGGGGCTTACCAGGAAGTACTGAGCGGATATGGTGGAATTCACCACTGCCTGTTACCAAGTCCGAAACATGTGATTATCCGTCGTAACCGCGATGAGACTTTCAACTTTGAGGTATTTGGAGAAGAGCAAAACAGCAAGCAGGTTCTGAAAATTCTGGGTTATACCTAG